A window of Periophthalmus magnuspinnatus isolate fPerMag1 chromosome 21, fPerMag1.2.pri, whole genome shotgun sequence genomic DNA:
tatatcaaaacacaatataaaatgtatatttgtatattaaatatagtcaaaacacgtggtatgggtcaaaatatatatatatatatatatatatatatatacacacacacacacacacacacatttacaaacaacacactgcaaacagtgaacaaacacacacacttcaaaatgtaaacaaacacacactggaaactaaaaatgaggtacatgattgtacagtgtgacatgTGGTCGGGAgggcacagattggcattagctaatgctaatgattacacatgatatatttgacccacaattaagtcaatagcagaataaaccacacttactgatcaggaacagcatccagtgcatcaaaacataaggtccctctactcctgagtccaccgtgAGATCGTCACTTGGTTCCACGTACCGTtctgggtccgagatgcctctagtttaacttgtacaacatccacagtgtcctcagtCGGGAACTTCCTTTGtattgtccgtttcgtcatgtttaaaatgcaaaactgctgcaaaacagtgcgtaaaataaCACACTTACacgcgcgtaattttacacgCGGATCTTTGTATCCAGTCTCCTCCTTTTTACGCgcgcagcaaactccgtctcTTTACAGGAAACCATTGCATGTCATGCATCATtgtgttccgctgctcattggctataaggggaaaacatcactaaacatgtgtaatgtaactgcttgattctacaagggggagagtggagcTTACTCtgtcagtcatctgtagctctcattcactgtccgtggctccagtaacccacagccctcACCTTATTTgtcaactttggtgtcaatcacaagctaacaagtttgttttgcattgaggaacaaagttgccgctgtcagaagtttactATGCTTGAAATTAACAAAAGACATGCAAAAAAgtgatggagcagatttcacttttctgcagcagattggacatggaggatctaacttttgtggacataatttcttgactggattatattctttgGACATTTaaggaacaaatgagaccaactttgtgggaATATGCTGATGTTTGAAAGAACCAGAGAGCTCAAccgtaagtgaagtccaaatccacatttctgagttctctgtaaaaatggctttcctgtcagcactgtggtgattagaggtgtaaatggtttacatattaaGAAAGATGAATTCATTTGaatttcatttgatgtgtagcttgtttgtgtgggtgacgcagaaatacacgtacattgctgtaaagttgtaacgtaaagggcAGGCCGTGgaaacgttaaggggttaaactcACTCATGAAACTATCAAAGGTTATCTGGTCTAACGCAGTGTTCGAGAATTTTGCATCTGCCCACTGGAGTGCTTTCCCCCTCAGCAATCCACAAATATAACGTGTCTTGGCAGCGTCAGATGTAAAATGGGCTGGACGTTGTTGGAATATGGATAAGCATTAGAAGAGAAAGCCCGACAGAGGTTAGGCTGACCTGTATATGGATCTGGATCTGTGCCCCTCGACTCCAGAGGACCCGGCGGCGCCATGGTCCCAGTGGCAGCACCAGCAGCGGGAGCCGAGGGCGGAAGTGCGAGTAGCGTGGCAACCTGGTTGGTGAGCTGAGAAACTTGCTGGGTGATGGTCTGGCTACAGTCGAGCAGGGTCCGGATTGTCTGTTCGTGTTGTCCCATTATCACTCCGTGATGATGACGTAAACACCTTGAGGAAATGATCCGGCCCCcagtctgattggtccatgtttgGCCAGATCGGTCTGTCATAACTTTAGGCACGAGAGACCAAATAGACAGAACTCGAgaagttttaagattgtttatttacaaaagtgtaGAAAGGCATATGACGGTAGATCAGATGGTGTGTTGGGAGTGGGGAGTTATCCGTGGTCCAAGGGAAAACGTGAGGAGCTGAATCAGAGATGGGGAGAACAGTACTGGTACAGGGGAGCAGGGTCGAAGACGGAGTGCTGAGCTGGACCAAGCTGGTCCAAGATCTGGTGAGGAGTAAAAGGTATCCGGTAAGCGATGTAAAAAGCAgggaaaaacatgaactgagccaagcaaggTATATCCACCAAGTGtcgggtcctggctcctcttatccaccgcagatgcagctgattgtgattgcctccaggtgtgcacaggaagagccaagatctccgcccagctccagactcagacacgtgagggaggggaaaggacAAGAAGAACAGACCGGGATCAAAAATAAAAGTCGCAAATTTGATGTGGAGAACAAAGCTGCTATTTCAGTTTAGGGAAATGTGCAGTGGCTCCAGGATCAGAACGAAATGCAAGTAAAGGCTTCATGAAAGGAGTGAAGTCCGAACCAATCCAGACCCCAGTGTAGAGAGGCCGAGTgaacctggtctggactctgtggaggaggCTCATGGTACTTTCAGAGATGCTGTAAAAAGCCAAAACCCCTGCACTGTGGTCCAGGTAAACCCCGATTCTGGACCCGACCGGACCTGAGACCTGGGACACGACTTtgttaaacaaaaatgaataactaGTTTTGTAACAGTCTAAGGCCCAGGATTTATCATTGTGTCCAAATCTACATTCATCAGAGTTTCCTTTCCTCTGAATTTCTCTGTATGAAACTGTTATATAAACATACACCCCGCTCCACTCCACCCGCCCGTCAGACTCTCTGCTCTGGACCTGATCCCAGACAATAAATATTTCTGGATGATTTGGATAACTCTGGGGTTTATTAATAGATCTTCCTCTTCTGTTCCcatcagacagagagaggctggtgtgagctgtgtttgggtgcagagtgatttctgtagaacattttaaggcaaggcaagtttatttgtacagcacaattcgtacacaaagtaattcaaagtgctttacagaaaaagaaagacattaaaatcacacaaatcaaaacatcaataattaccataaaattaacattaaaacagattagtgtagaataaaaacctttcactcatatgcacagctaaacagaactgttttgagactggatttaaacattgtcaaagtagaagctggtctcacatcttcagggagaatgttccaggtttcagctgcaggaaactgaaacactgattccccatgtttagtcctgactctggcaccagcaggaggccggaccctgaagtcctcagagtgcgagatggttcatgtggcactaacatttcagataagttctgtctgaagctgagTTCAGCTGGTGGGGACAGGTGACAGTTTATTACAGGTCACaggggaggacaggggagaggTGAGGACAAGTGACAGCTGATGACAGGTGACTGGTTCTATCTaattggttaaaaataaaagttacacatttgATCCCAAACTGTGGAGAACAAAGCTGCTATTTCAGTTTCAGGAAATGTGCAGTGTCTCCAGTGTGATCAAACCCGAACCCAGTGTAGAGAGGCCGAGTgaacctggtctggactctgtggaggaggCTCATGGTACTTTCAGAGACGCTGTAAAATGCCAAAACCCCTGCACTGTGGTCCAGGTAAACCCCGATTCTGGACCGGACCGGACCTGAGACCTGGGACAGgactttgttaaaccaaaatgAATAACTGGTTTTGTCACAGAATAAGGCCCAGGATTTATCATTGTCTCCAAATCCACATTCATCAGCATATCCTTTCCTCTGAATCTCTCTGTAAGAAACTGCTATATAAACACACCCCCCGCTCCActccacctcccagtaacagcggcCCGTCAGACTCTCTCTGCTCAGGACCTGCCACAAGTCACTGAATCTGTCTGGATGATCTGGATAACTCTGGTCTTCTCTCATATTTGTTATTCTTCTGTTTTcatcagacagagacagatattTGTAAACTGTGTTTGGGTCCAGAGTGATTTCTGTAGAATAATATAAGAAGTCCTCTCTGGAGCTGAGTTCAGCTGGTGGCAGtaaaacctggactggaccgaGAGTGAGCTGGAGTGTGTCCCTGAGCTTGGACACAGCTCTGGTCACTTCCTCAAAGTATCCCCGGTCCCCTGTGTGAATGGTGgctggctctgtgctctgtgtgtgtgaggacagtgaAGCGTAGCGCTGTATaaactggttatgatcctgggtgAACTCCAGTGTGTCCAGCTCAGAGAGGCTCCTCTTCAGCCCTCTCACAtcctgctgcagttggtcctggAGCTCTTGGACTGGGCTCAGTTGGGTGTCCTCCTGGGAGCGGATCTGCTGCTCCACTTCAGAGCGTCTTTTGTCCAGGAGAAGGGCCATGTCTCTGAAGCTGTCGTTGCTGCGCTGCACTGCTGTCTGGGCAGAGCTCCTGATGTCCTGGGCCTCCTGTTGGAGTCTCTTCAGGTCTGTCTCTTTGTGCTGGAGGCTCTGGAGCAGCAGGGCCCTCCTGGCCGGCAGCTCTGCCTGCCTCTGAGCCCTCTCTGAGGCAGAGGTCACTATGTCATGACCCTTATGTTGGTCCACAGAGCAGAGGTAGCAGAACAGCTGCTGGTCACTGCGGCAGAACATCTCTATCACTTTGTCGTGTTGAGAGCAGGTGTTTTCCTGAAGCCTGTGAGACGGCGCCACCAGCTGGTGTTTCTTTAAAGCTGCAGCTTCATAATGAGGCTGTAGGTGGCGCTCACAGTAAGAGGCCACACACTGCAGACAGGACTGGACAGCTCTCAGCTTCCTCCCAGTGCACACATCACAGGACACATCCTCAGGTCCGGCATAGTAGagggcagcagggggcgctgtcttcttcatctgctctactacagctgctaatatgatgtttttacccagggcaggcctggggcTGAAGCTGAGGCGACATTCAGGACAGCTGTAGAGCTGCTTCTCGTCCTCTTGGTCCCAGTGCTGTTGGACACAGTTCCTGCAG
This region includes:
- the LOC117389173 gene encoding tripartite motif-containing protein 16-like: MAQRALDQEAFSCSVCLDLLKDPVTIPCGHSYCRNCVQQHWDQEDEKQLYSCPECRLSFSPRPALGKNIILAAVVEQMKKTAPPAALYYAGPEDVSCDVCTGRKLRAVQSCLQCVASYCERHLQPHYEAAALKKHQLVAPSHRLQENTCSQHDKVIEMFCRSDQQLFCYLCSVDQHKGHDIVTSASERAQRQAELPARRALLLQSLQHKETDLKRLQQEAQDIRSSAQTAVQRSNDSFRDMALLLDKRRSEVEQQIRSQEDTQLSPVQELQDQLQQDVRGLKRSLSELDTLEFTQDHNQFIQRYASLSSHTQSTEPATIHTGDRGYFEEVTRAVSKLRDTLQLTLGPVQVLLPPAELSSREDFLYYSTEITLDPNTVYKYLSLSDENRRITNMREDQSYPDHPDRFSDLWQVLSRESLTGRCYWEVEWSGGCVYIAVSYREIQRKGYADECGFGDNDKSWALFCDKTSYSFWFNKVLSQVSGPVRSRIGVYLDHSAGVLAFYSVSESTMSLLHRVQTRFTRPLYTGFGFDHTGDTAHFLKLK